In Neorhizobium galegae, the following proteins share a genomic window:
- a CDS encoding amino acid ABC transporter permease, whose product MSYTFQWRPVFRALPEMLWGALVTLEIAIFAMVIGTALAVVLALAKRSGNRTFSGLADVWIETARNTPALFQIYMIYFGLGSLGIRVDSYTALLVGITFNNAGYLAETFRGGFSAVPETQIRAARSLGMGAGQTMWHIVLPQMLRAVFHAMTNQMVWSILMTSLGTIVGLTSDLTGVTQQQNVLTYRTFEFFLVAAVLYYLISKTFTVGARLLAWRLFRY is encoded by the coding sequence ATGTCTTACACCTTCCAGTGGCGCCCGGTTTTTCGGGCGCTTCCAGAAATGCTCTGGGGAGCACTGGTTACCCTTGAGATTGCGATTTTCGCAATGGTGATCGGGACCGCGCTGGCGGTTGTCCTGGCGCTAGCGAAAAGATCCGGGAACAGGACGTTTTCCGGTCTTGCTGACGTATGGATCGAGACCGCGCGGAACACGCCCGCACTGTTCCAGATCTACATGATCTATTTCGGCCTGGGCTCGTTGGGAATTCGTGTCGATTCCTACACCGCTCTGCTCGTGGGGATCACGTTCAACAATGCCGGCTACCTCGCCGAAACTTTCCGCGGCGGCTTTTCGGCCGTGCCCGAAACACAGATCCGTGCCGCTCGGTCGCTTGGCATGGGGGCGGGGCAGACGATGTGGCATATCGTATTGCCGCAAATGTTGCGCGCCGTCTTCCATGCCATGACGAACCAGATGGTGTGGTCGATATTGATGACGTCCCTCGGCACGATTGTCGGTCTGACCAGCGACCTGACAGGCGTGACGCAGCAGCAAAACGTCCTGACTTACCGGACCTTCGAGTTCTTTCTGGTCGCGGCCGTTCTCTACTACCTGATCTCCAAGACATTCACCGTCGGTGCGCGTCTGCTCGCCTGGCGTCTGTTCCGCTACTGA
- a CDS encoding IS6 family transposase, which yields MTDRDPLYRRHRFAPEIIAHAVWLYFRFPLSLRMVEDMLAARGIIVSHQTVRLWAEKFGRAFASEIRRRSAGRVGDKWHLDEAVVSIRGKKHWLWRAVDQDGFVLEVLVQSRRDAKAAKRLMRKLLKGQGRAPRVMITDKLRSYDAAKREIMPSVEHRSHKSLNNRAENSHQPVRRRERIMKRFKSQRHLQRFVSIHDPIANLFQIPRHDISSSDHRELRSEAMNLWAKIARA from the coding sequence ATGACAGATCGTGACCCACTCTACCGCCGCCATCGCTTTGCCCCCGAGATCATCGCCCATGCTGTCTGGCTCTATTTCCGTTTTCCTCTCAGCTTGCGGATGGTCGAGGACATGCTGGCGGCGCGAGGGATTATTGTCTCGCACCAGACGGTCCGGCTGTGGGCAGAGAAATTCGGGCGGGCCTTTGCCAGCGAGATCCGCCGCCGCTCAGCCGGTCGGGTGGGTGACAAATGGCACCTCGACGAGGCCGTCGTTTCGATCCGGGGTAAGAAGCACTGGCTCTGGCGCGCCGTCGATCAGGACGGTTTCGTCCTGGAGGTTCTGGTGCAAAGCCGTCGCGATGCCAAAGCGGCCAAGCGTCTGATGCGCAAACTGTTGAAGGGCCAAGGCCGCGCGCCGCGAGTGATGATCACCGACAAGCTTCGATCCTACGACGCTGCAAAGCGTGAGATTATGCCAAGTGTCGAACACCGTTCGCATAAAAGCTTGAATAATCGGGCGGAAAATTCCCACCAGCCAGTCCGGCGACGGGAACGGATCATGAAACGCTTCAAGTCACAGCGCCATTTGCAGCGCTTCGTCTCCATCCATGATCCAATTGCCAACCTGTTCCAAATCCCCAGACATGACATCTCCTCCAGTGATCATCGCGAACTACGTTCAGAGGCGATGAACCTGTGGGCAAAAATCGCTCGCGCCTGA
- a CDS encoding c-type cytochrome: MTYRVVLLIGASIVAVSSFDARAQEGDATAGATVFKKCATCHVVDSDTNKVGPSLNKLFGRKAGTHPNFAYSTGMKAAGDDGLVWDEAALRDYLHNPKAKVKGTKMAFVGVKDEQEITNLIAYLKQYSQ, from the coding sequence ATGACCTATCGTGTTGTTCTGTTGATCGGCGCGTCCATCGTCGCCGTTTCGTCGTTTGATGCCCGGGCTCAGGAAGGCGATGCGACGGCGGGCGCCACCGTTTTCAAGAAATGCGCGACCTGTCATGTCGTCGATTCCGATACAAACAAGGTCGGTCCGTCGCTGAACAAGCTGTTCGGGCGCAAGGCCGGAACGCATCCCAATTTCGCCTATTCGACCGGGATGAAGGCGGCCGGAGACGACGGTCTTGTCTGGGACGAGGCGGCGCTGCGCGACTATCTGCACAATCCAAAAGCGAAGGTGAAGGGCACCAAGATGGCCTTCGTCGGCGTGAAGGACGAGCAGGAGATCACCAATCTCATCGCCTATCTCAAGCAATATTCCCAGTAA
- a CDS encoding transporter substrate-binding domain-containing protein, whose translation MTSIVLATALVASAASFAHADQLDDIISAGKLRCAVELDFPPNGARDKDNKPIGFDVDYCNDLAKALGVEAEIVDTPDPDRIPAVLSGRADIGIAVASDTLERAKTIGFSIPYFVFTTVILAREDSGIKSAADIKGHTVGGPAGAYETLALGDTVKSFNDPATKLLTFQSQSDAFLALGQKKIDATYTTSTIATHLIQSGKYPGLKIVGDAPVDADYCAILVQRQEQGLLNYVNLFLNRQVRSGRYAELYAKWVGTEGGPAPDLTVAKTYR comes from the coding sequence ATTACATCCATAGTCCTGGCAACCGCTCTTGTAGCGTCGGCGGCCTCGTTCGCCCACGCCGACCAGCTCGACGATATCATTTCGGCAGGTAAGCTCCGTTGCGCCGTGGAGTTGGACTTCCCCCCAAACGGCGCGCGGGACAAGGACAACAAGCCGATCGGCTTTGACGTAGATTACTGCAACGATCTTGCCAAGGCTCTCGGCGTCGAAGCTGAAATCGTAGATACCCCTGATCCAGATCGTATTCCTGCAGTGCTGTCCGGCCGCGCCGATATCGGCATCGCGGTGGCTTCCGACACTCTTGAGCGCGCCAAGACCATCGGGTTTTCCATCCCGTATTTCGTGTTCACGACCGTCATCCTGGCGCGCGAAGATTCCGGCATCAAGAGCGCGGCCGACATCAAGGGACATACGGTTGGCGGACCGGCAGGTGCCTACGAGACACTTGCTCTCGGCGACACTGTCAAATCGTTCAATGACCCGGCGACCAAGCTCTTGACCTTCCAGTCCCAGTCCGACGCTTTCCTGGCGCTCGGCCAGAAGAAGATCGATGCGACCTACACGACGTCGACCATCGCAACGCATCTTATTCAGTCCGGCAAATACCCGGGCCTGAAGATCGTCGGCGATGCGCCAGTTGATGCCGACTACTGCGCCATCCTCGTGCAGCGTCAGGAACAGGGACTTCTCAATTACGTCAATCTGTTCCTGAACCGACAGGTCCGCTCCGGTCGCTACGCAGAGCTCTACGCGAAGTGGGTCGGCACAGAAGGCGGTCCTGCCCCGGACCTGACCGTCGCGAAGACCTACCGCTAA
- a CDS encoding cytochrome c oxidase subunit II, with protein MAVVLILVLIVVGSVLFHVLSPWWWTPIASNWTYIDSTLVITFWITGIVFVAVVSFMAYCVFRFRHKPGNRAAYEPENRRLELLLGGGTAVGVAAMLAPGLVVWNQFITVPDDAVPVEVVSQQWLWSFRLPGVDGKLGRAETRDVSPENPLGLNKNDASGLDDVIIEGGELHLPVGKPVRILLRSIDVLHDFYVPEFRAKMDMIPGMITYFWFTPTRTGSFEILCAELCGIGHAQMRGTVVVEEAADYQTWLGQQQTFTQLMASGEPRPAN; from the coding sequence ATGGCTGTTGTGCTGATTCTCGTCTTGATTGTTGTCGGCTCCGTGCTGTTCCATGTGCTGAGCCCGTGGTGGTGGACGCCGATCGCCTCCAACTGGACCTATATCGACAGCACGCTCGTCATCACTTTCTGGATCACCGGCATCGTCTTCGTGGCGGTGGTTTCGTTCATGGCCTATTGCGTCTTCCGCTTCCGGCACAAGCCAGGCAACCGGGCGGCCTACGAGCCTGAAAACCGCAGGCTGGAATTGCTGCTGGGAGGAGGAACGGCAGTCGGCGTCGCGGCGATGCTGGCGCCCGGCCTCGTGGTGTGGAACCAGTTCATCACGGTGCCTGACGATGCCGTACCGGTCGAGGTCGTCAGCCAGCAGTGGCTGTGGAGCTTCCGCCTGCCGGGCGTGGATGGAAAGCTCGGCCGCGCGGAGACGCGCGACGTCAGCCCCGAAAATCCGCTCGGGCTGAACAAGAATGATGCAAGCGGCCTCGATGACGTGATCATCGAGGGCGGCGAGCTGCATCTGCCGGTCGGCAAGCCGGTGCGCATATTGCTGCGCTCCATCGACGTCCTCCACGATTTCTATGTGCCGGAATTCCGCGCCAAGATGGACATGATCCCCGGCATGATCACCTATTTCTGGTTCACGCCGACACGGACGGGAAGCTTCGAGATTCTCTGTGCCGAGCTCTGCGGCATCGGCCATGCGCAAATGCGCGGGACCGTCGTCGTCGAGGAAGCGGCGGACTATCAGACCTGGCTCGGACAGCAGCAGACATTCACCCAGCTTATGGCATCGGGAGAGCCGCGACCGGCAAACTGA